The Vibrio tarriae genome includes a window with the following:
- the cmoA gene encoding carboxy-S-adenosyl-L-methionine synthase CmoA produces MNPKDTLFSAPIDKIGDFTFDERVAEVFPDMIQRSVPGYSNIISAIGMLAERFVKPHSKIYDLGCSLGAATLSMRRHIKQEGCQIIAVDNSAAMVERCKLHLNAYRSDTPVQVIEADIRDIAIENASVVVLNFTLQFLAPDDRYALLEKIYAGLRPGGILILSEKFVFTDQEAHELLIDLHHDFKRANGYSELEISQKRSAIENVMRPDSIQTHKQRFATLGFSSFEVWFQCFNFGSMFAIK; encoded by the coding sequence ATGAACCCAAAAGATACTCTCTTTTCCGCACCCATCGATAAAATCGGTGATTTCACCTTTGACGAGCGCGTGGCTGAAGTTTTTCCAGACATGATCCAACGTTCGGTGCCGGGTTACAGCAACATCATCTCCGCGATTGGCATGCTGGCGGAGCGCTTTGTAAAGCCTCATTCCAAGATTTACGATTTAGGCTGTTCACTGGGTGCGGCAACCCTTTCTATGCGCCGCCATATCAAACAAGAAGGCTGCCAAATCATTGCCGTCGATAACTCAGCGGCCATGGTGGAACGCTGCAAGCTGCACCTCAACGCTTATCGCTCTGACACACCAGTGCAGGTAATCGAAGCGGATATTCGCGATATCGCGATTGAAAACGCCTCCGTCGTAGTGCTCAACTTTACCTTGCAGTTTCTCGCGCCGGATGATCGCTACGCGTTGCTAGAAAAAATCTACGCCGGATTACGCCCGGGTGGCATTTTGATCTTATCGGAAAAATTTGTGTTTACAGATCAAGAAGCACACGAACTGCTGATCGATTTGCACCACGATTTCAAACGTGCCAACGGATACAGCGAGCTGGAGATCAGCCAAAAGCGCAGCGCGATTGAAAATGTGATGCGCCCAGATTCCATCCAGACCCACAAACAGCGTTTTGCCACGCTCGGCTTTTCAAGCTTTGAAGTTTGGTTCCAGTGCTTTAACTTTGGCTCTATGTTCGCCATTAAGTAA
- the cmoB gene encoding tRNA 5-methoxyuridine(34)/uridine 5-oxyacetic acid(34) synthase CmoB: MFNFANVYQQIAQHPQLQLWLNTLPQQLTDWQAKQHGDLDRWMRNLKKIPVGQPEVIDLKNAVAAHNHQPLAQGEQKKLEAVLKTFHPWRKGPYHLHGIHIDTEWRSDWKWDRLLPHISPLKNRLVLDVGCGNGYHMWRMLGEGAQQVFGIDPSELFLIQFEAVRKLLGDDQRVHLLPLGIEQMPELNAFDTVFSMGVLYHRRSPLDHLLQLKNQLVSGGELILETLVVEGDENTVLVPFDRYAQMRNVYFFPSALALKVWLEKTGFVDVRIVDENTTTLGEQRTTEWMTHNSLPDYVDPQDPSKTIEGYPAPRRAILIAKKP; this comes from the coding sequence ATGTTCAACTTTGCCAACGTTTACCAACAGATCGCTCAACATCCGCAGTTACAGTTGTGGCTCAACACCCTGCCTCAGCAATTGACGGATTGGCAAGCTAAGCAGCACGGTGATCTCGATCGCTGGATGCGTAACCTCAAGAAAATTCCGGTCGGTCAACCGGAGGTGATTGATCTGAAAAATGCGGTAGCGGCACACAATCATCAGCCACTCGCGCAAGGTGAACAGAAGAAATTGGAAGCGGTGCTCAAAACCTTTCACCCTTGGCGTAAAGGTCCTTACCATCTGCACGGCATTCATATTGATACCGAATGGCGATCCGATTGGAAATGGGATCGCTTACTGCCACACATCTCGCCACTGAAAAACCGTTTGGTACTTGATGTGGGTTGTGGCAACGGCTATCACATGTGGCGTATGTTGGGTGAAGGGGCGCAGCAAGTGTTCGGCATTGACCCTTCCGAGCTGTTTCTGATCCAGTTTGAAGCGGTACGTAAACTGCTGGGCGATGACCAACGCGTTCATCTCTTGCCACTCGGTATTGAACAGATGCCGGAGTTGAACGCCTTTGATACCGTGTTCAGCATGGGCGTACTTTATCATCGTCGCTCACCACTCGATCATTTGCTGCAACTGAAAAATCAGTTGGTTTCTGGTGGTGAACTGATCTTAGAAACCTTAGTGGTGGAAGGGGATGAAAATACGGTACTGGTGCCGTTTGATCGCTACGCCCAAATGCGTAACGTCTATTTCTTCCCTTCTGCACTGGCTCTTAAAGTGTGGTTAGAGAAGACTGGATTTGTCGATGTGCGTATTGTGGATGAAAACACCACAACATTAGGCGAGCAGCGCACCACCGAGTGGATGACACACAATTCACTGCCCGATTACGTTGACCCACAAGACCCAAGCAAAACCATCGAAGGTTATCCTGCGCCACGCCGCGCCATTCTGATTGCCAAAAAACCATAA
- a CDS encoding ATP-dependent zinc protease family protein: MFKRIAPFAALSLLSGCALTNGDEYHQATLAAIQSSEANMTQKMTNVESQMGLQNDYIESLEKQILELKTQVSQIKMPPPPVPKQASTAKPSNDKNAAITKPRHDVVLGEIESVTIDAIKQTFDARIDTGAATSSLNAVDIEEFERNGKNWVRFHLADEKNPKTEANWIEAPVLRYVRIRQSTNENTERRAVVELWVKLGSIHEKAQFTLADRSQMTHPVLLGREFIRDIALVDVSRKYIQTEQK; the protein is encoded by the coding sequence ATGTTTAAGCGAATTGCACCCTTTGCCGCATTGAGTTTGCTCTCGGGCTGCGCACTCACCAATGGCGATGAATACCATCAAGCGACGCTCGCCGCAATTCAAAGCTCTGAAGCCAATATGACCCAAAAAATGACGAACGTAGAATCACAAATGGGTCTACAAAATGATTATATTGAAAGCCTTGAAAAGCAGATTCTTGAGTTAAAAACTCAAGTTAGCCAAATTAAAATGCCGCCACCGCCTGTTCCGAAACAAGCCTCTACCGCTAAGCCGTCCAATGATAAGAACGCGGCCATAACCAAACCTCGCCACGATGTGGTGTTGGGCGAAATTGAAAGTGTCACTATTGATGCGATTAAGCAAACCTTCGATGCTCGTATCGATACGGGTGCCGCCACCTCATCACTGAACGCCGTCGATATTGAAGAGTTCGAACGCAATGGCAAAAACTGGGTGCGCTTCCACCTTGCTGATGAGAAAAACCCTAAAACAGAGGCTAACTGGATTGAAGCGCCCGTCTTGCGTTATGTGCGTATTCGCCAATCAACCAACGAAAATACCGAACGCCGCGCCGTTGTCGAGCTGTGGGTAAAACTGGGATCTATTCATGAGAAAGCGCAGTTTACCCTCGCCGACCGTTCGCAAATGACACATCCCGTACTGCTTGGCCGAGAATTTATCCGTGATATCGCACTGGTCGATGTCAGTCGCAAATACATTCAGACCGAACAAAAATAG
- a CDS encoding inactive transglutaminase family protein, producing MTSKIPFYISVFLLFATGITLSVLRHQDYGVPWTPGETRQVWDIEARIEFAAQGKEAKVSLAAPLTQEGYTLINETASSPGYGISYLDTESGRRIEWSIRQASGPQIIYYKAQFLVDPQAKAVQIPPTQPIVKPAFDGPEESAAAALIDRASQRSADHITFTRELIKGLNDSESQNASLLLNKMSKVDAMQKLLSYAQVPNKVVGVIQLEDGRRRQSIQHMNEVWNGNTWILFNPETGKQPTRPNLLVWDESNISLLDVVGGQNSQVMFSMISQKVTPQHATDSKAAADGLLNLSIHSLPLEEQAMFKTIMLIPIGALIVVFLRVIVGLKTSGTFMPVLIAVAFVQTQLTTGIVGFLLIVGTGLIIRSYLSKLNLLLVARISAVIITVILIISVFTVVAFKVGLTEGLTITFFPMIILSWTIERMSILWEEEGAKEVLLQGGGSLFTAILIYLAMTNTYVQHLTFNFIGLQLVVLAAILLLGTYTGYRISELRRFKPLVEEK from the coding sequence ATGACTTCGAAAATTCCTTTTTATATTTCTGTCTTTCTGCTCTTTGCTACAGGTATCACATTGAGTGTTTTGCGCCATCAAGATTATGGTGTGCCATGGACACCCGGCGAAACTCGTCAAGTATGGGATATTGAAGCGAGGATCGAGTTTGCAGCGCAAGGGAAAGAGGCCAAAGTTTCTCTTGCCGCACCGCTCACGCAAGAAGGCTATACCCTGATCAACGAAACTGCATCCTCACCGGGTTACGGCATTTCTTACTTAGATACTGAATCTGGTCGCCGTATTGAGTGGTCGATTCGTCAAGCGAGTGGCCCGCAAATCATCTACTACAAAGCGCAATTTCTGGTCGACCCGCAAGCCAAAGCAGTGCAAATTCCGCCAACGCAACCTATTGTAAAGCCGGCCTTTGATGGCCCAGAAGAGTCAGCCGCTGCCGCCTTGATCGACAGAGCTTCTCAGCGCTCAGCCGACCACATCACTTTTACTCGCGAGCTGATTAAAGGGCTCAACGATAGCGAAAGCCAAAACGCCTCTCTGCTGCTGAATAAGATGAGTAAAGTGGATGCCATGCAAAAACTGCTTTCTTACGCACAAGTGCCTAATAAAGTGGTCGGCGTGATCCAGTTGGAAGATGGTCGCCGCCGCCAGTCGATTCAACATATGAATGAAGTGTGGAATGGCAACACGTGGATCCTATTTAACCCAGAAACAGGTAAACAGCCGACCCGTCCTAACTTGCTTGTTTGGGATGAATCTAATATCTCTCTGCTTGATGTGGTTGGTGGGCAAAATAGCCAAGTCATGTTCAGCATGATTTCGCAAAAAGTGACACCCCAACACGCTACTGACAGTAAGGCCGCGGCTGATGGCTTACTCAATCTCTCAATCCATAGTTTGCCGCTTGAAGAACAGGCCATGTTCAAGACCATCATGTTGATCCCGATTGGCGCGCTGATCGTGGTTTTTTTGCGCGTGATTGTCGGACTCAAAACCTCGGGTACTTTCATGCCCGTATTGATCGCGGTTGCCTTTGTACAAACCCAGCTCACCACCGGTATTGTCGGCTTTCTACTGATTGTGGGCACTGGCTTAATCATTCGTAGCTACCTCTCCAAGCTCAATCTCTTACTGGTTGCACGGATTTCAGCCGTGATCATAACCGTGATTTTGATTATTTCGGTGTTTACTGTGGTGGCGTTTAAAGTCGGTTTAACCGAAGGCTTAACCATAACTTTCTTCCCGATGATTATTTTGTCGTGGACCATTGAGCGGATGTCCATTCTGTGGGAAGAAGAAGGCGCTAAAGAGGTGCTGCTGCAAGGCGGTGGCTCACTGTTTACCGCTATTTTGATCTATCTGGCGATGACCAACACGTATGTACAACACTTAACCTTTAATTTCATTGGGTTACAGTTGGTTGTTCTCGCGGCAATCCTACTGTTGGGAACTTACACCGGTTATCGAATTTCTGAGCTGCGTCGCTTCAAGCCTTTGGTGGAGGAGAAGTAA
- a CDS encoding alpha-L-glutamate ligase-like protein: protein MGFSFSFSDYTSPFKLRRKGIMGMNKRNHAYIGRYNDRSKYPLVDDKLKTKLIAQRAGCTVPKLIGVISNQAEVKHIHEMVKDWPGFVIKPARGSGGKGILVVTSHQAGVYTKPSGSTMNKEDVERHISNALAGLFSLGGKNDVAVVENLIQFDDCFEGFSYEGVPDVRIIVFKGYPVMAMMRLSTSASDGKANLHQGAVGVGIDIATGKAVRAVQFNKPVTHHPDTDKELATLVVPHWERLLTLAASAWEMTGLGYLGTDMVLDKEEGPMVLELNARPGLAIQIANGAGLLPRLQHIESLGSSLIYPTPAERVAYAVRKFGVHSPIAQ from the coding sequence ATGGGGTTCTCCTTTTCGTTCTCGGATTACACCTCCCCTTTTAAGCTACGCCGCAAAGGGATCATGGGGATGAATAAGCGTAACCACGCTTATATCGGACGTTACAACGATCGTTCCAAGTACCCTTTGGTGGATGACAAGCTCAAAACCAAGCTGATCGCTCAACGGGCTGGGTGTACAGTTCCAAAGCTCATCGGCGTGATCAGCAATCAAGCCGAAGTGAAACACATCCATGAGATGGTCAAAGACTGGCCGGGGTTTGTGATTAAGCCTGCGCGCGGCAGTGGTGGTAAAGGCATTTTGGTCGTCACCTCCCATCAAGCCGGTGTGTATACCAAACCCTCAGGTTCGACCATGAATAAAGAGGATGTGGAACGCCACATCAGCAATGCTCTCGCCGGACTTTTCTCTCTTGGCGGCAAAAACGATGTGGCAGTGGTCGAAAACTTAATTCAGTTTGATGACTGTTTTGAGGGGTTCAGCTATGAAGGCGTACCCGATGTGCGGATTATCGTGTTCAAAGGTTATCCGGTCATGGCGATGATGCGCCTCTCCACTTCCGCTTCGGATGGTAAAGCCAACTTACACCAAGGTGCGGTCGGCGTGGGAATTGATATTGCCACCGGTAAAGCGGTGCGTGCCGTGCAATTTAATAAACCCGTTACTCATCACCCCGATACAGACAAAGAGCTGGCCACCTTAGTTGTCCCACACTGGGAAAGGCTGCTGACATTAGCAGCCAGCGCTTGGGAGATGACTGGATTAGGCTATCTCGGAACTGATATGGTACTGGATAAAGAAGAAGGGCCGATGGTGTTAGAACTCAATGCGCGCCCCGGACTCGCGATTCAGATTGCTAATGGCGCAGGACTCTTGCCTCGTTTGCAGCACATTGAAAGTTTAGGTTCTTCACTGATCTACCCAACACCCGCCGAGCGTGTAGCCTATGCAGTGCGTAAGTTTGGGGTTCACTCACCGATAGCGCAGTAA
- the serC gene encoding 3-phosphoserine/phosphohydroxythreonine transaminase, giving the protein MEHNTDTVYNFSAGPAALPKAVMLQAQAEFVNWNHLGTSVMEISHRSKPFIQVAEQAERDLRDLLNIPDNYKVLFCQGGARAQFAAVPLNLLGDAETATYIDAGYWAMSAVKEAKKYCTVDVFDAKTEKEGKIAVLPASEWRIANNAAYVHFCPNETIDGIEINDLPVTDKPIVADMSSTILSREIDVSKFGVIYAGAQKNIGPAGICIAIVRDDLLDLASDLLPGVLNYKILAEQESMFNTPPTFAWYLSGLVFQWLKAQGGVKAIEEVNRAKAALLYGYIDSSDFYRNEIHPDNRSLMNVPFQLAKPELDDTFLELAEARGLVSLKGHRVVGGMRASIYNAMPLEGVQALVDFMKEFEAQYA; this is encoded by the coding sequence ATGGAGCACAACACCGATACGGTTTATAACTTTAGTGCGGGTCCCGCCGCCTTGCCTAAGGCTGTGATGCTGCAAGCACAAGCGGAGTTTGTAAACTGGAATCATCTTGGCACTTCGGTGATGGAAATTAGCCACCGTAGTAAGCCATTCATTCAAGTAGCCGAGCAGGCTGAGCGCGATCTGCGCGATCTTCTGAATATCCCAGATAATTACAAAGTACTGTTTTGCCAAGGCGGAGCGCGTGCACAGTTTGCGGCTGTACCGCTTAACTTGCTCGGGGATGCAGAGACGGCAACCTACATTGATGCAGGTTACTGGGCGATGAGCGCAGTGAAAGAAGCGAAGAAATATTGCACTGTCGATGTTTTTGACGCCAAAACTGAAAAAGAAGGCAAAATCGCCGTATTGCCTGCGAGCGAATGGCGCATTGCGAACAACGCTGCCTATGTGCACTTCTGCCCGAATGAAACGATTGATGGCATCGAAATCAACGATTTGCCTGTCACAGACAAACCGATCGTTGCCGATATGTCTTCGACCATTTTATCTCGTGAAATTGATGTATCGAAATTCGGCGTGATTTACGCTGGCGCGCAGAAGAATATTGGACCTGCGGGGATCTGTATCGCCATCGTGCGCGATGATTTGCTGGATTTGGCTAGCGATCTGTTACCGGGAGTACTGAATTACAAAATTCTTGCTGAGCAAGAGTCGATGTTTAATACCCCACCTACCTTTGCTTGGTATCTCTCCGGCCTTGTTTTCCAATGGTTGAAAGCACAAGGTGGCGTCAAAGCGATTGAAGAAGTGAACCGCGCAAAAGCGGCGCTGCTTTATGGCTATATTGATTCATCCGATTTCTACCGTAACGAGATCCATCCAGACAACCGCTCGCTGATGAACGTCCCATTCCAACTGGCGAAACCCGAGTTGGACGATACCTTCTTGGAACTGGCTGAAGCGCGTGGCTTGGTGTCATTGAAAGGGCACCGCGTTGTGGGGGGGATGCGTGCCTCTATCTATAACGCGATGCCGCTAGAGGGTGTGCAAGCGCTGGTCGATTTTATGAAAGAGTTTGAAGCGCAATACGCTTAA
- a CDS encoding DUF945 family protein has product MKSIKMIGAVGGAVALGLCWPLAVGQIGESAIKDGLNNFESSSTKAELVNYQRGYLSSQMQTRYKITDPTIVVQLEAEGIPTEILVDSTLTHGLMGVSAVSTLPQFPEFPLQILSNTKLNGNTDYTVKLEQWNYVFQGEEPVAVTIEPAQMSGSLTTLGEMTFQLNVPKIILDFENQAQMVLSQIIGDGQGKESDGLWLGAQNFKLDKLSVNQAGQTEFDMGGFTYHFTSGLDTTQTRFTTAHKMKIADAKYSGGEFKEFALDFTLGDLDTTATKALSKLYQGAPEMTEQDVEQILPQVEALFRKGFFVSVDNFSANISGGDFASNWRLNVPEGTENLLQDPMAVIPALTGQTKTYISNQLVTAFPFIAQGIDQLMMMEMMTQDDKGYTLQAEIKEGNVVFPNGKTMPLVMLLMPLMMSQG; this is encoded by the coding sequence ATGAAATCAATAAAAATGATCGGTGCAGTGGGTGGGGCTGTTGCGCTAGGTTTGTGTTGGCCACTCGCGGTGGGTCAAATCGGTGAATCTGCAATCAAAGATGGCCTCAACAATTTTGAAAGCTCATCAACCAAGGCTGAACTGGTTAACTATCAGCGCGGTTATCTGTCATCACAAATGCAGACGCGTTACAAAATCACAGACCCGACGATTGTGGTGCAGTTAGAAGCGGAAGGTATTCCGACCGAAATTTTAGTCGACAGTACACTGACTCATGGCCTGATGGGGGTGTCAGCGGTATCAACACTGCCGCAATTCCCTGAGTTTCCACTGCAGATTCTTTCGAATACCAAATTAAACGGTAACACCGATTACACGGTGAAGCTGGAACAGTGGAACTACGTATTCCAAGGTGAAGAGCCGGTCGCGGTGACCATTGAACCGGCGCAAATGAGCGGTTCTTTAACGACATTGGGTGAAATGACGTTCCAACTGAACGTACCAAAGATCATTTTGGATTTTGAAAACCAAGCACAAATGGTACTCAGCCAGATCATCGGTGACGGTCAAGGTAAAGAGAGTGATGGTTTGTGGCTAGGCGCACAGAATTTCAAGCTGGATAAACTGAGTGTCAACCAAGCGGGGCAAACGGAGTTTGATATGGGTGGTTTTACTTACCATTTCACTTCAGGATTGGATACCACACAGACTCGTTTTACTACAGCTCACAAGATGAAGATTGCCGATGCGAAATACAGCGGTGGCGAGTTTAAAGAGTTCGCTTTAGATTTCACGTTGGGGGATTTGGATACCACGGCCACCAAAGCGCTGTCTAAACTTTATCAAGGTGCGCCAGAGATGACCGAGCAGGATGTTGAGCAGATCTTGCCACAAGTGGAAGCACTGTTCAGGAAAGGATTTTTCGTTTCAGTGGATAACTTCTCGGCCAATATTTCTGGTGGTGATTTTGCATCGAACTGGCGACTGAATGTGCCTGAAGGGACGGAAAATCTATTGCAAGATCCGATGGCGGTCATCCCAGCGCTGACTGGGCAGACTAAAACGTATATTTCCAACCAGTTGGTGACGGCTTTCCCATTTATTGCACAAGGGATTGACCAGCTCATGATGATGGAAATGATGACTCAAGATGATAAAGGCTACACCCTACAAGCGGAAATCAAAGAGGGTAATGTGGTATTCCCGAACGGAAAAACCATGCCACTCGTCATGTTGTTAATGCCGCTGATGATGTCGCAAGGCTAA
- a CDS encoding ATP-binding protein codes for MNRYALLILDNNPVSIEQWRQELSGFASKFDLCSAESIDEAQQWLEFIEQREQIAALVIASHHEALNGADFLIRLDKVAHTKHARKVLVSGGQDIQAILSAVNEGRLDYCLTKPLQDNVLRKTALQELTSFVLEHDKDNILSYSTVLDQQRLLRAHIDNKMRSYREGFITDYHRLSDSELAEKVIGALYQFFDEKDETQACRTYSAQHLLTEEGEPNRFLWFITEGEVALYKRDDLGQQREVVRHKKGNIIGGMSFVTGEPSFSTAITLTQTEVIKLDRDVFAKVMHNDTSLLPLFTNLLLRHFNRRLQRSITTKLELQKTLESLESAHQQLMEREKMAMLGQLVAGVAHELNNPVAAILRGTETLSSHIGHLIEGEERAPTEQLGAQLLQKAMQAKPISTSEERHKAKQLEELIHHRLIAKKMVKLGLDDDEAMIQLAKSRPEIAQKQLEQLESYHITGSTLRSIQVCAQRIADMVKSLKGYARPDDETYRLSDIHEGIEDTLVIFENRLKRHSVEKEYAQLPLIYCLPIALQQVWTNLISNAIDAFPEHGVLRIETEQQRRQDIDYAVIRFTDNGCGIPQELQQQIFALNYTTKREGNFGLGIGLSVCQQIIMQHQGWIDVDSQPNHYTTMTVWLPLMASAPTLARSKP; via the coding sequence GTGAATCGCTACGCCCTGCTCATTTTAGATAACAATCCGGTCAGTATTGAACAATGGCGTCAAGAACTGTCTGGTTTTGCCAGTAAATTCGACCTATGCAGCGCTGAATCCATTGATGAAGCTCAGCAGTGGCTTGAATTTATTGAACAACGTGAACAGATCGCCGCGTTAGTTATCGCCAGTCATCACGAAGCGCTCAATGGTGCGGATTTTTTGATTCGATTAGATAAAGTGGCGCACACCAAACACGCTCGCAAAGTTCTGGTGAGTGGTGGACAAGATATCCAAGCCATTCTGAGCGCGGTCAACGAAGGTCGCTTAGACTACTGCTTGACTAAACCACTGCAAGATAACGTGCTACGCAAAACAGCTTTACAAGAACTGACCTCCTTTGTTCTTGAACACGATAAAGACAATATCTTGAGCTACAGCACGGTGTTGGATCAGCAGCGTCTGTTACGCGCGCACATCGATAACAAGATGCGCAGCTACCGTGAAGGATTCATCACGGATTATCACCGCTTATCCGATAGTGAATTAGCCGAAAAAGTGATTGGTGCGCTGTACCAGTTTTTTGATGAGAAAGACGAGACTCAAGCGTGCCGAACCTATTCCGCGCAGCATTTACTGACCGAAGAGGGCGAGCCTAACCGTTTCTTATGGTTTATCACCGAAGGCGAAGTGGCTTTATATAAGCGAGACGATCTTGGCCAACAGCGTGAAGTGGTACGCCATAAAAAAGGCAATATTATCGGCGGTATGTCATTTGTGACTGGCGAACCCTCTTTTTCGACTGCGATCACCCTAACCCAGACTGAAGTGATAAAACTTGATCGTGATGTGTTCGCCAAAGTCATGCATAACGACACCAGCCTACTGCCACTGTTTACCAACTTACTTCTGCGCCATTTTAATCGTCGATTGCAACGCAGCATTACCACGAAACTTGAACTCCAAAAAACGTTGGAGTCTTTAGAGTCTGCCCATCAACAATTGATGGAGCGTGAAAAAATGGCGATGTTAGGACAACTGGTGGCAGGCGTTGCCCACGAGTTGAATAATCCGGTCGCTGCCATTTTGCGCGGTACTGAAACCTTATCCAGCCATATTGGACACTTGATTGAGGGTGAAGAGCGAGCACCAACCGAACAATTAGGTGCGCAATTATTGCAAAAAGCCATGCAGGCTAAACCGATCTCCACTTCCGAAGAGCGTCACAAAGCCAAACAGTTAGAAGAGCTTATTCATCACCGTTTAATCGCCAAAAAAATGGTCAAATTGGGCTTGGATGACGATGAGGCCATGATCCAACTTGCCAAAAGTCGACCGGAAATAGCGCAAAAACAACTTGAACAGCTGGAAAGCTATCACATCACCGGCAGTACTCTGCGTTCAATCCAAGTCTGTGCCCAGCGGATTGCTGACATGGTGAAAAGCCTTAAAGGCTATGCACGCCCTGACGATGAAACTTATCGACTCTCCGATATTCATGAAGGGATAGAAGATACCTTGGTCATTTTTGAAAATCGCCTAAAACGGCATAGTGTCGAAAAAGAGTACGCACAATTACCATTAATCTATTGTTTGCCGATTGCGCTACAGCAAGTGTGGACCAATCTCATCTCAAATGCGATTGACGCTTTTCCTGAACATGGCGTATTGCGAATTGAAACCGAGCAGCAACGTCGTCAAGATATCGACTACGCCGTGATTCGCTTCACCGACAATGGTTGTGGCATTCCACAAGAGTTACAGCAGCAGATTTTTGCCCTCAACTACACCACCAAACGAGAAGGCAACTTTGGTCTTGGGATTGGCCTATCTGTCTGTCAACAGATCATTATGCAACATCAAGGTTGGATTGATGTCGACTCCCAACCTAACCACTACACCACCATGACGGTGTGGCTGCCTTTAATGGCATCCGCACCCACCTTGGCAAGGAGCAAGCCATGA
- a CDS encoding response regulator: MNKFLILCVDDEREVLDSVVQDLDCFEEHFIIEAAESVAEAKSVIEDYRQEAIPLALILCDHIMPEQTGIQFLIELNQEADTTKTRKMLLTGQAGLEDTVQAVNHASLHFYIAKPWHGEQLRQAVKEQLTHYVIENEEDLMPWIQILDAEKILNAIAAKRMSFGE; the protein is encoded by the coding sequence ATGAACAAATTTTTGATTTTATGTGTGGATGACGAACGAGAAGTGCTCGACAGTGTGGTGCAAGATCTCGACTGTTTTGAAGAGCATTTCATTATTGAAGCGGCCGAATCGGTTGCGGAAGCGAAATCCGTGATTGAGGATTATCGCCAAGAGGCGATCCCTCTCGCACTGATCCTGTGTGATCACATCATGCCGGAGCAGACTGGCATTCAATTTCTTATTGAGCTCAACCAAGAAGCCGATACCACCAAAACACGCAAGATGTTACTCACAGGCCAAGCCGGGCTGGAAGATACCGTTCAAGCCGTTAACCATGCCAGTTTACACTTTTACATCGCTAAGCCTTGGCATGGCGAACAACTGCGCCAAGCCGTAAAAGAGCAATTGACTCATTACGTGATTGAGAACGAAGAGGACTTAATGCCTTGGATTCAAATTCTCGATGCAGAAAAAATTCTAAATGCGATCGCCGCTAAAAGAATGAGCTTTGGCGAATAG
- a CDS encoding TfoX/Sxy family DNA transformation protein encodes MNEQQFFDYVTKFGTYQKRSMFGGIGLFQHDAMYVLVSEDRIFVRGGEELDPELMALGCEKYRHVKKQTTATVNYYDITELYEQHHPELDSIIERSIQFSVNQREFQRSAASRRLRDLPNMQLTLERMVKKAGIDDVETFMSLGAPEVFNKVRQAYGSDVDVKLLWKFAGAIEGIHWKLLQEPRKRQLLESCEQR; translated from the coding sequence ATGAATGAGCAACAGTTTTTCGACTACGTAACTAAGTTTGGCACATACCAAAAACGCTCAATGTTTGGTGGAATAGGTCTGTTTCAACACGATGCGATGTATGTGTTGGTCAGTGAAGACCGCATTTTTGTGCGTGGCGGTGAAGAGCTCGACCCTGAGCTCATGGCTTTAGGGTGCGAGAAATATCGCCATGTTAAAAAACAGACAACGGCAACCGTAAACTATTACGACATCACTGAACTGTATGAGCAACATCACCCTGAGCTAGACTCGATCATTGAACGCTCGATTCAGTTTTCTGTGAATCAACGGGAGTTTCAACGTTCAGCAGCCAGTCGTCGTCTACGTGATTTACCCAATATGCAACTGACTTTAGAGCGTATGGTGAAAAAAGCGGGCATTGACGATGTGGAAACCTTTATGAGTTTAGGTGCGCCAGAAGTGTTTAATAAAGTGCGCCAAGCTTATGGAAGTGATGTCGATGTGAAACTACTTTGGAAGTTTGCTGGTGCGATTGAAGGCATTCACTGGAAACTACTGCAAGAGCCACGTAAGCGCCAGCTGTTAGAAAGTTGCGAGCAGCGTTAA